One Festucalex cinctus isolate MCC-2025b chromosome 3, RoL_Fcin_1.0, whole genome shotgun sequence DNA window includes the following coding sequences:
- the tmed6 gene encoding transmembrane emp24 domain-containing protein 6 translates to MTRHALGRFLLPALLWASGARGGPLSGPRPNMTDQELFWGSDQYDFALVLPAAGMDCFWHFAHHGEKFYLSFMVQRVTGVGHDRHLSVTVNAPDGLLLSTVDDADGQVELDARQTGFYQMCFSNFHNRFGSMQVSLSFGVYYERTQQKVQPHDDDAKKLNDTLSIIEASTRRVENAAFHMFRHYNAGRLRRGADRFLLASKRRRVGFCSAALALLIVLSGYLQLRFLESLFGTTPRHDGEPCAC, encoded by the exons ATGACTCGGCACGCGCTCGGCCGCTTCCTGCTTCCAGCGTTGCTTTGGGCCTCGGGGGCCCGCGGGGGCCCCCTGAGCGGCCCccgccccaacatgacggaccAGGAGCTGTTCTGGGGGTCCGACCAGTACGACTTCGCGCTGGTTCTGCCCGCCGCCGGCATGGATTGCTTCTGGCACTTTGCCCACCACGGCGAGAAGTTCTACCTCAGCTTCATG GTGCAGCGGGTGACGGGCGTGGGCCACGACCGCCACCTGTCGGTCACGGTCAACGCTCCTGACGGCCTCCTGCTCTCCACCGTGGACGACGCCGACGGCCAAGTCGAGCTGGACGCCCGTCAGACGG GCTTCTACCAGATGTGCTTCAGCAACTTCCACAACCGCTTCGGCAGCATGCAAGTGTCCCTCAGCTTCGGCGTTTACTACGAGCGCACACAACAAAAAGTTCAACCACACGACGACGACGCCAAGAAGCTCAACGACACGCTGAGTATCATCGAG GCGTCGACGCGGCGCGTGGAAAACGCCGCCTTCCACATGTTCCGCCACTACAACGCGGGTCGCCTGCGCCGCGGGGCCGACCGCTTCCTGCTGGCGTCCAAGCGGCGCCGTGTGGGCTTCTGCTCGGCCGCATTGGCCCTTCTCATCGTGCTGTCCGGATATCTGCAACTGCGCTTCCTCGAGAGCCTCTTCGGCACGACGCCGCGCCACGACGGCGAGCCGTGCGCCTGCTGA